Genomic DNA from Paenibacillus borealis:
AGTTAATGTCCAGTTCCTCAATATTACCGGTGTGGTCGTAGATCTGCATAGTTACTTTGGCATCAGGGGCTACCGGGTAGGCAGTCAGCGAATCGCTGTCATTCACGATATAGTAACCGTCGGGTACACCGCCGATTTCGGCTGCGGCTTCCGGCTCACGTTCGGCAAAGACAGCATCCGCCGCTGCGCCTTCGTACCATGTAATTTCATCCCCGGTAAGGGTGGTTTGACCCTTCAGGGTTTCGAGTGCGTGTATGTAAACCGTCAAGTGCTGGATATGATCGCTGCTCTGGGCTTCCGCGGTCTTCATGGTCGTGCTTGCCGTAGTCACGAGGGATAGGAACAACAGGACCAATACAGGAAACAGATAGACATTTTTGTTCTTTAACATTGTGGAATTTCCCCCTTGGTATAATATGACACGGTATAAGTCTATATACCTAATTACCCTGCGGTATAGTTCTCAAACGTGCTTATACCCTAATAACGTTGATTTTCAAGAAATGTTGCAAATATATTTTCAGAATCTCCTGCCGCAGCACCCCAATTATTGGATTGCTTACCTCTATCCTCATCCCGTTGCCAATCATCGTCGTAAAAAGCCTTAATCCGGGGCATATTAAGTTATCCAACTATCGGCTGAGGGGTGACTGGAATTGACGGAGATCTGGCAAATATACAAGAGGGATTGGCTGAGGCTGTTCAGAATACCTGTGGCCATGCTGCTGATTGCAGCACTTGTTGTGCTGCCTTCTGTCTATGACTGGGTGAATGTGGCGGCCGTATGGGACCCGTATAGCAACACCTCCGGCATCAAAATCGCCGTCGCCAGTCTGGATGAAGGTGCGGCAGTGCAGGGAACAAGCTTTAATATCGGTGCGGAGGTGCTGGAAAGCCTGCGGAGCAATAAGACACTCGGCTGGCGGTTTACAGATGCGGAGTCTGCAGTGGACGGGGTGCGGCGCGGGGATTATTATGCCAGCATCGTAATTCCCGCAGACTTCTCAGAGCGGATGACCGGAATTCTTGAAGGGAAGCTGGAGAAGCCTGAGATTGAATATACCGTTAATGAAAAAATCAATGCGATTGCCCCGAAAATCACCGCCAAGGGTGCTTCCACAATCACCACGCAGATCACCGAGCACTTCACGGAAACGATCAGCAGTACGGTCCTGACCGCCCTGCGCGGTATTGATGAGGAATTCCAGTCCGAGCTGCCGGCGATCCGCAGGGTGGAGGCCGGACTGTTCAAGCTGGAGGCGGAGCTGCCGGAGATTGAGCAAGCCGGCAGGCTGGTGCTGAAGCTGCAGGAGAACTGGCCGGAGATCTCCTCGTCTGCAGAACGGATCGCCGGATTAACTTCCAGGCTTCCGGAGGTGGAGCAGGCGGGGAAAGCCGTGGAGCAGATCGACGAATACTGGCCGCAGATTACAGCCGCTGCCGGACATCTGGAGGAGCTTCAGCAGAAGCTGCCCCAGATTGAACGTGCTGCCCTGCTGGTGTCCGAGCTGGACTCGAACTTCAGCAAGGTGGACGGTGTGCTTGACCGGGCCTCCGCCCGATTGGAGGAAGCCGCAGCCACAGTGGAGACTGCGGCCAAGGTGCTGCCGCAGCAGGACAGGATCGCTGCTGCCGGCAGCAGCTTCGGGCTCGCGCTGCAGCAGTTCCTCGCCGGGAACGGCACAGCCTTCGCGGCTGTCCCCGGGGTCCTGCAGCAGAACCTGTATCTGCTGCAGCAGGCCGGGGACGCGGCCGTGCAGTTGACCGCGCAGCTGCGGCAATCGGCTGCGCGGTCAAGCGAAGAGCTGCGGCAACCGGCTGCGCAGCCAAGCGAAGGGCTGCACCAGAGCACGGTGCAGCGTGCACCCAAACAGCTGCACCCGCTGGCGGTGCAGCAGCAGCTCGCGCAGCAGAGCGCTGCGCGGCAACTGCAGCTTGCCTCGGCCCGGCTGGCCGCGGCAAGCGAAGGGCTCGCCCACACAGCGCAGCTGCTGGGCGCCGTGAACACCCTTGCGCCCGGCACCGCAGGCGCAAGCGATCTCCGCGCCGTCGAAGCGGCGCGGAAGCCCTATGCCGCCGCAGCTGCGCAGGCGGCGGCCATGGCAGAGGCTGCGCTGGCAGGCGCGCAGCCCACGGATGCTGAGCTGGTGCAGCTCAGCACGGCGGCAGGGCAGGCGAGCGCTGCCCTGGACGGGGTCATCCCGCGCTACAACGCGGAGATTCTCCCCGCGGCGGAGCAGGTGCTGCAGCAGCTGTCTGCGGATGCAGGGAATGCTGCGGCGGCGCTGCAGCATATTCCGCAGCGGCTGGCCGCACTGGACACGATACTGGAGGAAGCGGGGACCGCTATCCAGTATGGTCAATCCGGCCTGGCTGCCCTGCGGCAGGATCTGCCGGCAATCCGCGGAGAGGTGCATAACGCAGCAGGGGGAGTGACAGAGAAGATGGCGGCATTCAGCAATCTGGTCACTAACGTGCTTCCGCGGATTAAGGAGGGACTGCCCGGGGCCGGGGAGGAGATTCACGAAGCGGCCGAATTTGCCAGAACCGGTCTGCCTGCGGCGGAGGTGAAATTCCGCAAGGCTGCGGATTTCATTACCGCCGGATTGCCGCGGGCAGACAAGGGAGTGGAACATGCGGCAGAGCTGGTGCGCAGCGACTTGCCTGCGCTGATGGCAGCGGTCCGCAAGGCGGCAGCAACCCTCCGCGATATCAAGGAGGAGGTCGATCTGGAGGAGATTGCCCAGCTGCTGGGCGGGGATATCCAGAGCCAGAGTGATTTCCTGGCGAATCCGGTTGTGCTGAAGCAGCAGACTTTATATCCGATTCCCAACTATGGATCGGCGATGACGCCTTTTTATGTCGTGCTGTCACTATGGGTGGGCGGTACCCTGCTGATCTCGCTGCTGCGCACAGCTGTGGATACCGGCGGAATCCGCTACCACGGGTATCAGCTCTACTTCGGGCGTCTGCTGACCTTCCTTACGGTTGGGATTCTTCAGGCACTGGTAGCGGTGCTCGGCAATATCTTCCTGCTCGGCTGTTATGTCGCTGATCCGGTATGGTTTGTCCTGTTTGCCGTGCTGATCAGCGTGGTATTTGTGACAATTGTCTTCACGCTGGTCTCGGTGTTCGGCAGTATCGGCAAAGGGATTGCCATCGTATTCATGGTGCTGCAGTTCTCCAGCTCCGGCGGCACCTTTCCTATTAGTACCACAGGGCATTTCTTTCAGGTGCTGAATCCGTTTATGCCCTTTACCTATGCGATCAGCCTGCTGCGTGAAGCTGTAGGCGGCCTGCTGCCGGAGGTGGCGGTCCGTGATGCGCTGCTGCTGGCTTCGTTCGGCGTGCTTGCGCTGCTGCTGGGTCTTACGCTGCAGAAGCCGCTGCAGGGATTCATCCGCAAAGCGGCCGGGCAGGCCGAAGAGTCGAAACTGATTTCATAAATAAAATGGGGATATATAACATTTATTCCGTCTTTGTCAACCTATTTTGAACCGTTCAAACCGGATTGACCTGTCTATTTAAGGGACTTATTATATAGGAATATCTGGAGTAATATTCGAATATATGGTTTTTTGAGGGGCGGTATTGGTTTGCATCACAAGACTACAATTCAAGCGGAACTGGCCGCATTCTTAAGAAAAGAAGGAAAGACGATTAATCAATTCGCAGGGATATCCGGCGTTAACTCCGGAACACTCAGCAGTATTATTAACGGCAACCGTCCCATTGCCATGCAGCAGCTGGACCGGATTACAGCCGGGATGGGGCTTCCTGAAGGGGCGTTCTACGAACTCTATATAGATGAATGTGTCGTTCATTCCACACCTGACTGGCGGCGTCTGGGGCCCTTCCTCCACCGCTGCGCGGAGCTTGGCAAACTGGATTGTATCCGGCAGGTCGTCCTAATTATAATGGACAATATTACATATGCCCCGGTACTGTTTGATACCGCGGAACAATTCTACGGGCAAGGCAACTATCAGGCGGCAGCCCTGCTCTATGAAGGCGTAGCCGACAGTGAGAAATACCAGCATTCGGAGCGGCTGGCCTTATGCCAGTACCGTCTGTTCACGATCAGGGTCGGACAGGATAAAGAGGCGGACTTCAGGGCAGCTACGCGGTTTGAATATTTCGTGGAGCGTCTGGATGAGAGCGATCAATTAGGCGCTTTGCAGCAGCTGGCGGATGTCTATCTTTCATTGCATTACTGGGATAAGGCGTGGCTGCTGGCCGAGGAGCTACACCGTAAGACAGCGATACAATATGAAATTAAGCACTACAAAGTCAGAAAGCAGCAAGAGCTGAAGGAACCTCCGCGGCCGCTATGCTTCTATATTTTATACGCCTACTACCTGCAGTCGGTTGTATGCGACGGGCGCGGCGAATATGAGCGTGCTCTGCATTATGTAACTTTATATTCAGAAATGGACTGGATTGTGGAAGATACAGAGGAGGTCCGCGGAATCAAAGAGCAATTCAGCAGACTTGCAGTAGTCAACACCTATCTGTTCCGTTTAATGTGCGGTGAGTTGGAAGTGCTTCATAACTATGCGGAGTATATCGGTACGGGCGGGATAGGCCTGCTCCCCGGAATGCTGAAGGCCGTTCAGGCAGCCAACAGGTATCACTGGAATATGGATGAGCTTATCGGCCGGTTCCAGCCGCTGGTGGAGCAGGAGTGGTCTGCCCCGGGACATGGCAAGCTGGGAGCGGACCTCCCTGATAAATACCCCGAATTGCTCTATGAACTGGCTGGATATTACTTGCATGCCGGAGGGCAGGAGCAAGGAATGCGGTATTTATTCCAAAGTCTGGAGGCTTCGGCAGAACTGGGCAATGAGACCTGTGTCATCCGTTGTGTGAGATTGTTCGAGCAATACCGGCCGCTGGCTTCAGCCGCAGATCAAGAGGCGTATAAGCAACTGATCAATACCGTACAGACTGCCCATGCCGGCAGGCACGTTGCGCCAGCAGGACCGTAGTAACAGAATTAACATTCACTATTGGCTTGCAACTCTAGTAAAGCACCGTCCCCATTCCCGGACGGTGCTTTTAAGTGCAGGTATTTGCTGCAAACAGTGGTACAATCTATATAGCTGGAACTATGAATCTTCTTTGGACTCGGACCGGATGACTTGCTTGAATTACAGGTTGATAGCTGCAAGACTTTCACTTAAGCAATCCGGCTCATAGTTATCTCGCAGGTGCGAAATCAGCAACCTCACGCAGAATGCCTTCAATGGCTTCCAGTGTATCCGGCTGCAGCACAGCATTGACGGCTTCGGCATTCTCTTCGACCTGCTCCGGTCTGCTGGCCCCGATCAGCGCCGAGCTTACTCCCGGCTGCCGGAGGACCCAGGCCAGTGCCAGCTGGGATAGCTTAAGGCCTAGCTCTGCGGCCACTGTATCCAGCTTGGCGACCACATCCAGCACATCATCCCGGAGGTAGCTGCGGATGACACCATTCACCGAATCGTCTGAGCCGCGCGTTCCGGCCGGAGGCTGCTGTCCTTTCTTATATTTACCGGTCAGAATACCCTGGGCAAGCGGGGAGAAGACGACTTGTCCCAATCCTTCGCGTGCGGAAACCTCAAGCACTTCCTTCTCGATATAGCGCTCGAACATATTATAGATTGGCTGATTGGACGCAAGCGGACGCAGATTCAGCCTGCGGCTGATGCCGGCTGCATTCGAGATTTGGGCAGCGGTCCATTCGCTGACAGCCGGATAGAGGATTTTACCCTGTGCGGTCAGATCGTCGAGTGCGCGGAGCGTTTCTTCCACGGGGGTGTCATTGTCGAACCGGTGGCAGAAATACACATCGATATAGTCTGTACCCAGACGGCGGAGACTCGCCTCACACTGCTCCATAATATGTTTGCGGGAGAGTCCGCGGTCATTCACACCATCGCCCATCGGAAAAAACACCTTGGTGCTGAGCACATAATCCGAACGCGTATAGGAGCGGAGAGCGGCACCAATTGCTTTTTCACCTTCACCGCGGTTATAGGCGTTAGCTGTATCAAAGAAATTGATACCGCATTCAAAAGCCTTGGCAACACAGGCATCCGCAGCCTTCTGCTCCGCCGCCGTGCCGTAAGTGAGCCAGCTGCCAAGGCCGATTTCACTGACTTTTAATCCGGTATTGCCGAGTTTTCTGTATTTCATCTTCTTTCCATTCCTTCCATAGTTTTTTGTACGCTTTTTAGGTTATTTCTGTGTTTTTTTCTGTTATGATGAGGACCAGTCCAGTTGATCGTAACATATCCTCTTAATTAAGTGTAAGAATACAGATAGTTTCCTTTCTAATTTATCCAAATGGCTTATTATGCCGGCTCAGACAGGACTATCGGGCAGTACAATGTGAACGTGGAAAAATTAGGAATGACGGACAAAGTTAATACAGTGCGGAAATTACGCAATAGGAATAAATGGATAAATATCGATTTTGGAATGGGGTTATAGAAAGATGATGGACAAGATGAATACCCGGGGTCAGGTCATTTCCAATTTAGAGGATGCTGCAGACCGGATGATTGAACTGCTAAGCCAGATTTTTACGTCAAATACGATTATGATTACGATTCACGGTCTAGGCTTGGCTCCACTGCTGCGGACCTTCAACCGGCAAGAGTGTATTGTGCAGGAGGCAGACACTTTAGCGCTTCTTGATCCTATTCGCAGTCTGATTGTTCTTAATGACAATAAGCCGACACTGATCGCTGACACGCATGACCATCCCTGTGGCTCTTCTGCCCTTGAATTAATATACACACGGGGCATACACTCGTTCGTTGGCGTGCCTCTGATCACGGAGCAAGGTGAATCTGTGGGTACGATCTGTCTGATGGACCCCGCAGCCGGCCTGCATACGAAGGAAGACCTGGATATATTAAGCGCTATAGCCTATTTTTTCACCTATATTATGAATTTGGAGCGGAAATTTGAATTCCTAGAACGGCAAAGCCAATCCAAAATGGACCTGTTTGCCATGCTCAGCCATGAAATCCGTACCCCGATGAACGGCATTATCGGCATGACCGATCTGATGATGACGACTGAAATGGACGAGCAGCAGCAGTATTACATGGAGATCATTGAATCGAGCAATGCCAAGCTGCTGCAATTTCTGAATGATGTTCTGGATTTCAGCAAAATGGAAGCGGGCAAGCTGGTCATTGAAAAGGAACCGTTTGATATTATCACCGCACTGGAGGAGAGTGTCTATCTGTTCTCCACCAAGGCTTTTGAGAAAAATCTGGAAGTGATTCTGAATGTAGATTCGGAAATTCCCCTGTATGTTCTGGGTGATGCCCCCAAGGTGCGCCAGATTATCATGAATATAGTAAGCAATGCCCTAAAGTTCACCCACGCAGGGGAGATCCTCATCGAGTTGAAATCATTGCCTGTTCATCGTGAAGAAATAGGGGTAAGGATCACGGTGCAGGATTCTGGAATAGGGATAGCGGAAGACAAGCTGAAGCTGCTGTTCAACAAATATACGCAGGTTCACCAGAGCAGCGAGACTCATCATTATGGAGGAACCGGACTGGGGCTGGCAATCTGCAGACAGCTGGTGGAGCTGATGGGGGGAGAGATCTCCGTTGAAAGCAAGGAAGGGATAGGGACGAAGCTGGAGGTCACTCTGTATCTCGAGAAATATACAAGCCTGCCCTCGATCCCCTTCGAGAAAGATGTGCTTGACGGAATTAAGATCCTGGTTGTTGAGGATAACCTGACAAGTCTGCATGTTATCTCTTCGGTACTCGAGGACTGGAGTGTGGCAGTTACTTCCGCCGAGACGGCCAATCAGGCAATGGACTTTATGGCGGCTAACAACGATTATGATCTGATCCTTATGGACAAGGATATTGCGGGGACAGAAGCTACCGCGCTTGCCAAGCAAATGCGCCAGCTTGCTCCGGACAGGAAGCTGCCCGTAATTCTCCTTGCTCCCCTGGGGATGAATCTGGACGAGGAGACCAAAGCGCAGTTTGCCTCCATCATTATAAAGCCCATCCGCAAGGTGCATCTGCTCAATAACATATTGGCTTTGCTGAAGCACAGCAAGCCTGAATCCTAATTTAGCCTGCTCCTTTGATATAATTGAATTAAAATAAATGGTGAAAGGTGAGTATTCATGTCTATCTCAATTTCCGGAGCAAACAAGGTATTTCTGTTTCAAGGCGACTCCATTACCGATGGCAACCGCGACCGGGGTAATGATCTTAACCATATTCTCGGTCATGGTTATGCATACATAATTGGAAGCAGATTAGGCAATGAACTGGCGGAGCTGCGGCCGGTATTCTATAACCGCGGGGTGAGCGGAGACCGGGTCTCCGATCTGTATGCACGCTGGAACGAGGATGCCATCTATCTGCAGCCGGATGTACTCAGCATTCTGGCAGGGGCCAATGATATCTGGAGAACCATGATGGGCGACCCGGGCGGTATAACAGACCGTTTCGAACGCGCTTACCGTCATGTGCTGGAAGAGACACGTGAGGCGCTGCCGCATACCGGACTTGTGCTCTGTGAGCCGTTTCTCCTGAAGGTAGGGGCAACGGCAGAGAAATGGCCGGAATGGCTGAAGATCCTGACTCATTACCAGGAAGTGGTCCGCAGTCTGGCGGAGGAGTTCGAGGCTGTGCATGTACCGCTTCAGGCTGTGTTTGAAGCGGCTGCGCTGAGAACAGATGCCGTGTATTGGATATGGGACGGCGTGCATCCAACAGCAGCCGGGCATGATCTGATCGCCGGGGAGTGGCTGAGAATTGTGGGGCAGAGCGGGATTCTGCAAGGGTAAGCTGCCCCCGTCCCGGCTCTTCTGAGACAAATTCGGATTACAGTAACACTGCAACAACAGAAATAAGATTAACAACAGTAAAAGTAAAAGCAAATACAAAGCATTTGCAGCAAAGTATATAAATACCGCAGCACTAGAGCCTGTTTGAAGCCGGGATGTTTCCGGAATTCAAACAGGCTTTTTGGCCAGGTTCCTGTAGGGAATCATGAGTTTCGTCTGTTGCGGATAAGTTTCATTGGGATGTGGGGCGGATCTGTCAGACAAAAGCCGAAAGCGGGCAGCAGGCGTGAATGAAGGGCATTAGTGCCCCTGAATCCGCCGAAAGCGGGCAGCAGGCGTGAATGAAGGGCATTAGTGCCCCTGAATCTGCCGAAAGCGGGCGATAGGCGTGAATGAGGGGCATTAGTGCCCCTGAATCTGCCGAAAGCGGGCGGTAGGAGTGAATGAGGGGCATTAGTGCCCCTGAATCCGCCGAAAGCGGGCAGCAGTCGGGAATGAGGAGCATTAGTGCCCCTGAATCCGCCGAAAGCGGGCAGCAGGCGTGAATGAAGGGCATTAGTGCCCCTGAATCTGCCGAAAGCGGGCGATAGGCGTGAATGAAGGGCATTAGTGCCCCTGAATCTGCCGAAAGCGGGCGATAGGCGTGAATGAGGGGCATTAGTGCCCCTGAATCTGCCGAAATTGGGCGGTAGGAGTGAATGAGGGGCATTAGTGCCCCTGAATCCGCCGAAAGCGGACGATAGGCGGGAAAGAGGGGCAAAAGTGCGCTTGATTTCAGCGGGGCTGCCCGGAAGTAGTCTGCCTGGAGTGGGGTGAGGTGGCCTTATAATCTATATAAGCTGCACAGGCCGCATCCGCTGCAGCGTGATTAGCCATCCGGGTGTTTTTATCTTTGCCGGGCAGAGGCTGGCGCAATAATGTGCATCTTGCTGGCTGTTTGCAGGTTACTGGCTCATGATTACAGGTTACTGGCTGCTGGTTACTGATTACTGGCTGCTGTCTGCAGGTTACTGGCTCATGGTTACTGGTTGCTGATTACTGGCTGCTGTTTGCAGGTTACTGGCTCATGGCTGCTGGATACTGATTACTGATTACTGATTACTGATTATTGATTATTGATTACTGATTACTGATTACTGATTACTGATTACTGATTATTGATTACTGGTTGTTGCTTGCTGTCTGCTAGGTGCACG
This window encodes:
- a CDS encoding YhgE/Pip domain-containing protein, translating into MTEIWQIYKRDWLRLFRIPVAMLLIAALVVLPSVYDWVNVAAVWDPYSNTSGIKIAVASLDEGAAVQGTSFNIGAEVLESLRSNKTLGWRFTDAESAVDGVRRGDYYASIVIPADFSERMTGILEGKLEKPEIEYTVNEKINAIAPKITAKGASTITTQITEHFTETISSTVLTALRGIDEEFQSELPAIRRVEAGLFKLEAELPEIEQAGRLVLKLQENWPEISSSAERIAGLTSRLPEVEQAGKAVEQIDEYWPQITAAAGHLEELQQKLPQIERAALLVSELDSNFSKVDGVLDRASARLEEAAATVETAAKVLPQQDRIAAAGSSFGLALQQFLAGNGTAFAAVPGVLQQNLYLLQQAGDAAVQLTAQLRQSAARSSEELRQPAAQPSEGLHQSTVQRAPKQLHPLAVQQQLAQQSAARQLQLASARLAAASEGLAHTAQLLGAVNTLAPGTAGASDLRAVEAARKPYAAAAAQAAAMAEAALAGAQPTDAELVQLSTAAGQASAALDGVIPRYNAEILPAAEQVLQQLSADAGNAAAALQHIPQRLAALDTILEEAGTAIQYGQSGLAALRQDLPAIRGEVHNAAGGVTEKMAAFSNLVTNVLPRIKEGLPGAGEEIHEAAEFARTGLPAAEVKFRKAADFITAGLPRADKGVEHAAELVRSDLPALMAAVRKAAATLRDIKEEVDLEEIAQLLGGDIQSQSDFLANPVVLKQQTLYPIPNYGSAMTPFYVVLSLWVGGTLLISLLRTAVDTGGIRYHGYQLYFGRLLTFLTVGILQALVAVLGNIFLLGCYVADPVWFVLFAVLISVVFVTIVFTLVSVFGSIGKGIAIVFMVLQFSSSGGTFPISTTGHFFQVLNPFMPFTYAISLLREAVGGLLPEVAVRDALLLASFGVLALLLGLTLQKPLQGFIRKAAGQAEESKLIS
- a CDS encoding helix-turn-helix domain-containing protein, which translates into the protein MHHKTTIQAELAAFLRKEGKTINQFAGISGVNSGTLSSIINGNRPIAMQQLDRITAGMGLPEGAFYELYIDECVVHSTPDWRRLGPFLHRCAELGKLDCIRQVVLIIMDNITYAPVLFDTAEQFYGQGNYQAAALLYEGVADSEKYQHSERLALCQYRLFTIRVGQDKEADFRAATRFEYFVERLDESDQLGALQQLADVYLSLHYWDKAWLLAEELHRKTAIQYEIKHYKVRKQQELKEPPRPLCFYILYAYYLQSVVCDGRGEYERALHYVTLYSEMDWIVEDTEEVRGIKEQFSRLAVVNTYLFRLMCGELEVLHNYAEYIGTGGIGLLPGMLKAVQAANRYHWNMDELIGRFQPLVEQEWSAPGHGKLGADLPDKYPELLYELAGYYLHAGGQEQGMRYLFQSLEASAELGNETCVIRCVRLFEQYRPLASAADQEAYKQLINTVQTAHAGRHVAPAGP
- a CDS encoding aldo/keto reductase family protein — its product is MKYRKLGNTGLKVSEIGLGSWLTYGTAAEQKAADACVAKAFECGINFFDTANAYNRGEGEKAIGAALRSYTRSDYVLSTKVFFPMGDGVNDRGLSRKHIMEQCEASLRRLGTDYIDVYFCHRFDNDTPVEETLRALDDLTAQGKILYPAVSEWTAAQISNAAGISRRLNLRPLASNQPIYNMFERYIEKEVLEVSAREGLGQVVFSPLAQGILTGKYKKGQQPPAGTRGSDDSVNGVIRSYLRDDVLDVVAKLDTVAAELGLKLSQLALAWVLRQPGVSSALIGASRPEQVEENAEAVNAVLQPDTLEAIEGILREVADFAPAR
- a CDS encoding GAF domain-containing hybrid sensor histidine kinase/response regulator, whose product is MMDKMNTRGQVISNLEDAADRMIELLSQIFTSNTIMITIHGLGLAPLLRTFNRQECIVQEADTLALLDPIRSLIVLNDNKPTLIADTHDHPCGSSALELIYTRGIHSFVGVPLITEQGESVGTICLMDPAAGLHTKEDLDILSAIAYFFTYIMNLERKFEFLERQSQSKMDLFAMLSHEIRTPMNGIIGMTDLMMTTEMDEQQQYYMEIIESSNAKLLQFLNDVLDFSKMEAGKLVIEKEPFDIITALEESVYLFSTKAFEKNLEVILNVDSEIPLYVLGDAPKVRQIIMNIVSNALKFTHAGEILIELKSLPVHREEIGVRITVQDSGIGIAEDKLKLLFNKYTQVHQSSETHHYGGTGLGLAICRQLVELMGGEISVESKEGIGTKLEVTLYLEKYTSLPSIPFEKDVLDGIKILVVEDNLTSLHVISSVLEDWSVAVTSAETANQAMDFMAANNDYDLILMDKDIAGTEATALAKQMRQLAPDRKLPVILLAPLGMNLDEETKAQFASIIIKPIRKVHLLNNILALLKHSKPES
- a CDS encoding SGNH/GDSL hydrolase family protein; translation: MSISISGANKVFLFQGDSITDGNRDRGNDLNHILGHGYAYIIGSRLGNELAELRPVFYNRGVSGDRVSDLYARWNEDAIYLQPDVLSILAGANDIWRTMMGDPGGITDRFERAYRHVLEETREALPHTGLVLCEPFLLKVGATAEKWPEWLKILTHYQEVVRSLAEEFEAVHVPLQAVFEAAALRTDAVYWIWDGVHPTAAGHDLIAGEWLRIVGQSGILQG